Proteins from a single region of Papaver somniferum cultivar HN1 unplaced genomic scaffold, ASM357369v1 unplaced-scaffold_11, whole genome shotgun sequence:
- the LOC113328556 gene encoding B3 domain-containing protein Os06g0194400-like, whose translation MVSKYEAARLQRMEENKKRMEELKLNSLALSFKNSSSQPKPAPKRRMVQKRLEFVEVRRSSRNVDKPKPVYKEVFVFEYESATRRNHSRPRGGLRENFPVASEKERAIATEKACEMELSIGNNNNNNFPSFVKPMLHSHVNRGIT comes from the exons atggtgagcAAATATGAAGCAGCAAGGTTACAGAGAAtggaagaaaacaagaagagaatggaAGAGCTCAAACTCAACAGTTTAGCTCTCAGTTTCAAAAACTCCTCCTCTCAG CCAAAACCTGCACCAAAACGAAGAATGGTTCAGAAAAGGCTGGAGTTTGTTGAAGTACGAAGATCAAGCCGCAACGTGGACAAACCCAAGCCGGTTTATAAAGAA gtttttgtttttgagtatgaAAGTGCTACTAGAAGAAACCATTCAAGACCTAGAGGAGGGTTGAGAGAGAATTTCCCAGTAGCAAGCGagaaagaaagagcaattgcAACTGAGAAAGCGTGTGAAATGGAATTATCtattggaaataataataataataactttcCATCTTTTGTTAAACCTATGCTTCATTCTCATGTTAACCGCG GGATTACCTAA